Part of the Cytobacillus sp. IB215665 genome, ACATCAACATTAAAAAATTCGGCAATTCGAAAGGCTAACAGCAGAGTCGGAACATAATTACCTTTTTCCATTACGAAGATTGTTTGTTTGGAAACCCCGACTTTGTCTGCTAATTCTTGCTGAGACATTCTAGCAAGCACACGATATTCATAAACCTTATTTGATATCGAATCACCAAAATCTTTCTTCATGACCATCACCTCTTGAATGAAATTATAAACTCTATTTTTATAAAAGTAAAGTAAACTTATACAAAAATATTATATACTTTTATATTTTCTTATATTACTTTAATTTAACAAGAGCCAAAATGCATAAAAAACCTGACGAATTTCATGTTTCGTCAGGTTCACATATCAATCTGGTGAATTATTGATATTCAATGGTACAGTCGGGTGATAATATTTACAGCCTAACAATAATTTGGATAAATCAGCTTTTTCCTAAGGGTCAAGAAAATTCCTCCAGTTATATTCACGACTACCAACTTAAAAATGTCCTTTTGCATTAAGTGTTTGGAGGATTACCTTTTTTACTAGATTTCTAACATATTAATTCGTATCACATTAGAAAAAATTTTATATTTCCGTTTAACGCTAATAACATAATTGTTTCCACTTCTTTATTGTTATTTCATATGATAAAAACAATGACCTTCTAGAACTATGGGATATACCTTATAAAATAGTAATTTTAATTAATATAATTGAAACTTTTTAAGAGAGAAAACGTAAATTTTTAAAAGGGTATTTATTGGTTATTAAGGAATTTACTAGTAAATAAGGTCGTATTTATTTCAACAATAATAATATATTTTGTTTCTACAATTTTAACTTTAGATAGTCCCTAAAGAATGGTTGACTATTTTTCAAAAAGATAAATGGTAAATAATATAATAATAGAAATTTAGAACGAGAAGATAATCGTCTAAATGGATGGAGGTTTTGGCATGAACAAAACGATTATGGGTTTCGCTGCTACAATAGCGCTCTTATTTTTATACGCTTGCTCACCAACAAATGAGGAGAGAGGTATAACGGATGAAAAGGAGGAAGTGAACAAAGAAAGCCTCATTTTATCATTTAAAAATCCTCAAACGAATCAAGAATTTAAAATCGTGAAAGCTTATAAGCTTTTTGAAGGATTACGAGAAAAAACAGAAGAAAGCTCTGAGCGTTCTAAGTTGGATGTATATAAGGAAGTGGTTATTGACCCCATTTATCAAGACTGTTTTGCGAACGCAGAATATCCAAATATGGCGGATTCAATTTTACATTCAGCACCCGATTTGTTCACACCGTTGACTATACTAGGTGAAAAAATTGAGGAAAAACAAGTTGAGAAAGCCATACAGCAAGCGTTAATCAAATCATCCAATATTCTTCCATCTTCAAAGGAAACTACAGTGTGTCTGTTTACCACCACTAACTCTAATACTTCGCCTATGTTTACGGTTGGAGCTGGGAAAATTATTATTCTATACAACTACTATTTTGACAATAATTTCATTAAAGCAGGAACTGCTCATGAATATCATCATAGTGTTTGGACAGAGAGATACTTAAATAACGATAAACCTTTCACTGTTTTAGATAATATCATCTTTGAAGGGAAGGCCGTCACGTTCGAAAAGTTAATATACCCTGAAGTTGAATTGACCCGAATAAATGAGAGCTATGACAAAGAAAACTGGGAAAAAATCAAAAACAATCTTCATACAGTTAATTTGAATAGGGCTTTAGAAATAATCAGAGGTGAAAATGGGTTACCTCTTGGTTACGGTTATAGCGAAGGTTATAAAATGGTACAATCCTATCTCGATTTACACCCAGAACTTTCGCCAGAAGAGTGGACTCCTATTGAAGCCAGAGAAATTTTCGACGATGGCAACTATATAGATAACTACCAATAACAAAACGCTCAGTTAAGCCTGAGCGATTCGTATAGTTATTTTAGCTTTGCTATGTCATGGTTGTAAATGTACTTTATATTATGTTCTCCTCACTCTTTGGTGTGTGCAAGATAGAACTAATTTGATGATCACAAATGTTCATTGCGGTTAATAATAAAAAGAAAATTAGGACAATTCACTTATATAATAGGTATCTATTTTATAAGGAGGAATTACCTTTTATTTTCTTTGATACACGTAATCCATCATCAGTTAAACTATCGATATGTGACACATTTGGTGTACAATATAAGGAGTTGAACTGTTTGTGGAGATGATTATAATAGATGAAAAAAATATACGTTGTTACGTTATTGTTGATTCTTGGATTTGGATACTCAGTTTATTATATCGATAGTAGATATCAAGTTGAAAATACACATGAATCAATTGAGTCTAGTTTAAAAGAGTGGTTAAATAGAAGTCAACAGCGTCAATTAAATCCTACTCCTATAAAGAATCCTACACTTATAGAGAAATTTAAATTAGATGATACATCAACTCATATTGGTTTATTTCAATTAGAAAACGATAACATTGGTTATGTTCGATTAATTGAAGGATTAAATGGCAAATTAAAAATGGCTGGTGCAGGACACGGTACTAACGAAATCAAATATCGAGAAATAGAAACGAACAAGGGATTATATGCAATTTTGATCGGAAAAAACCCAGAGAAAAAAATTGATAATATTCTAGTTAACATCATGTTTGAAAATTACAACTTTAATGTTGATGTATCAACTGAGGAACTCTTTGTTAGGTATCATAAATTTACTGAAAGATTAGATACTCCTTTTCCTGCTGAATTAACATTGTTTGATAAGAACAATGAAGTAATTGAATAAATTGAGTTAATCTACAGTTTGAAACATCTTTTCCACATACTATTATTTAATTCCCATCTTAGACCTATTGCTTCTATTCCGGTTAAACTTGATCAACTCCCAGCAATAAAACTGAACGGCCTGTTATGATAGATTTCAAGACTTTACATATGACTTGTAAAGATGTGGTTGGTGAAAAGGTATACCTTTTCATCAACTGTTAACCTGCTCCATGCTTTAGGATGGATTTTCATACTATACGCCCTCCTTTTCTCTCATTTTGAACATAAATGAATCGAGATATAATAAAGAAATGTGACCATTGAGGTCACATTTCCTATTTTAGTGGTCATATTTTTGGTCACAACTTTGGTCACATTTTACTTGATGGTCACAACTTTGGTCACATTTTACTTGATGGTCACAACTTTGGTCATAAAACTGTGACCATTTACAGGATATTTTAGGATAATGTAGGAATTATCTGTTATCAATCTTCTCTGGATATAGGTCATGATTCATTAATCTGTAGTTAGCCATTTCTTCATATTTAGTGCCAGGAATGCCGTAATTACAGTAAGGATCAATACTGATACCACCTCTAGGAGTGAATTTACCCCATACTTCGATGTATCTTGGTTGCATCAGTTTAATTAAATCATTCATAATAATATTCATGCAATCTTCATGGAAATCTCCGTGATTTCTAAAACTAAATAAATATAGTTTAAGAGATTTACTTTCCACCATTTTTACATCTGGAATATAGCTAATGTAAATAGTTGCAAAGTCTGGTTGACCGGTTTTTGGACACAGGCTAGTAAATTCAGGAAAATTCATTTTTACGAAGTAATCTCTATTCGTATGTTTATTATCAAAAGCCTCTAAAATGTCAGGTGAATATTCAAATATATAGTTTGTTCCTTGGTTTCCTAATAGCGTTATATCCTTAAGTTCTTCATCTTTTCTTCCTTGCATTTTACATCTCTCCTATTTATCATTATTCATTTATTTCACAGTTTCATTGACAATCACTTATTTGACCACATACATGGGATCTAGTAAAACGAGATTATACACCCCGTTTATTGCCCCATACGAGTGTATGTAGCTGTGGCAATACTTTTACGTCATTCAATTCAGGAGAATCTATTGTTTTTTGAACTAACCATTCATATTTGTGAAGTAGTTTATTAACAATGGCTGGATCCTCTGACATAACGTCCTCATTACCTACCTGCAGATAAAAATTAATATGTTCATAACGCTTGTGTACCATTTTTGCATATTCTAGGTCCTTATCATCAAATACTACCACTTTTAGACTTACATGCTGTTGTCTGCCTCTACTGACTAACCTGTCAATAATAAAATCTAGTTTCTCAAAATTCGTCTTCATTTCAGAACTAGGTGGTTTAGGTGATATAGTTAAATCATCGATTAGTAGAAACCAATCCTGCCAAACACTTCCTTGTGTTTCTAACCCTACTCTAATCCCCTTTTCTTTAAGCAAGGTTAGTAGGTGTTCAAGATTCTTAAGTAATGCTGGATTTCCTCCAGAAATTGTAACATGGTTAAATCGATTTCCTCCAAGTTCAACTAGTCGCTGCCATATTTCCTCCGAAGATAGTTGCTCTATTTCACTTTTTGCAGACCCGTCCCATGTAAAAGCAGAATCACACCAACTACATGCGTAATCACATCCTGCTGTACGAACAAACATCGTTTTCTGACCGATAACCATGCCTTCACCTTGGATTGTAGGACCAAAAATTTCTAATACTGGGATTGTTTTTTCCATCATCGATCACCAGCTTTTGGACGATATACAACATAACTCGTAGGTGTTTCACGAACAAAAACTTGAAGGCATTTCGGGCTATTTGGCAACGTATTTAAATGTTCCTGAATAATTTCCCATATCTTTTTTGCAACAACTTCTGTTGTAGGAAAATCATTTGGGTTTTGATCATTAAATAATTCTTTATGATCATTTATTACAGTATGATCAAATTTGCCGTGAATAAGTTTTTTCACTTGCTGAAAATTAACTAGGAAACCTGTATGATCAAGATCATCACCAGCAATCGTTATATTCACAAAGTACGTATGTCCGTGTAATTCCCTACATTTTCCTGCCTCATCATGCGGAACGAAATGCGCAGCTGCGAATTGCATATCCTTATTTAATTCAAATTGATAAGGGTGTTGTACTTGAGGATAGATTTGTTGAATCATGACTTGTTTTCACCCCTATTTTTCGTAGAAACGTATTGTTCAAGGCCTCTTTTACGCAATTTACATGCAGGGCACTCCCCACAACCTTCGGCAATTATGCCGTTATAACATGTTAAAGTTTTCTTTTGTACGAAATCAAATGCGCCTAATTCGTCTGCCAATTCCCACGTTTCTGCTTTATCAAGCCACATGAGAGGTGTGTGAATAACGAATTGATAGTCCATAGCGAGATTCAACGTAACATTTAATGATTTAATAAACACATCTCGACAATCTGGATATCCACTAAAATCTGTTTCACAAACACCAGTAATAATATGTTTAGCACCAGTTTGTTTCGCTAGCACAGCAGCAAAAGACAAGAATAATAAATTCCTACCATCAACAAACGTAGTAGGCAATTCACCTTCTTTTTCTTCAATAGCAATATCATCACGTGTTAATGCATTTGGAGCCAATTGGCTGAGAAGGCTCATATCAAGAACTGTATGTTTTATACCCAATTCATTGGCAATGTTTTTTGCCACTTCAATTTCATTGTCATGTCGTTGATTATATTGAAACGTAACTGCTTCAACAGTCTTATATCTTTTCATTGCCCAGAAAAGGCAAGTAGTACTATCTTGTCCTCCGCTAAAAACTACAACAGCTTTTTCATTTTTCATTATGTGTGACCCCTCTCTACTGTTAAATCCTTGTCATATTCAATTTTTCAAAGAGTTATATCAATCCATTATTAGGTAATTTTTTTCAGCAATGTTATATTTACTAATTAAATTTAGTTAGTAAATATCACGAACTCTATTCGTTTATTTTGATGCTATTTATCTGATGTGAGCAGAAAATAGCCAAACAAAAAAAGCATTTGTCAAACACGATGTAGTTTTTAAATTGATTGTTATAAAATCAAATAAAAAAACTCCACCCTAAGGACGCAGCTATTTCCTTAGTTTTTTATAGAGGGTGTTCTAGAACCTCTCCCGTAAATTATGGATAATTTCATAAGTACTTACGGTATTCTTTTCAATTTTTCACTAGGTTAATATATCACAACTAAACGAAAAACTCCATAGAAATTATTTGCATGTGAATTGATTCGGTCTAATATTTCTAACTGGATTGTTTTATCATTCCTAATATAACGTATTCTCAAACTACTCTTCTCATACTGCAATTTTGTTATTATTGCTTACTATATAAATTAAGGCTGTTTTCGTCTTGATTGTTTCTTATCGTTCTAAATAAGAACGTATAAACCTAGCGTTCGTGCCATCTTTTCTACTTTTACAATAATTGAGGTTTCTTACAACTCTTCATACCGATCTTTGTTACTAAAAAATAATAACAAAGTTTACGATAAAGGCCTAAATTAAATACAAAGGCTCTTGTGATAATTTTTGCAACATCAAAGTGGAATTTATGTCTCATTGCTATTATTCCATAGAAGAAAAGAGACATTGAACAAGAATTGTATACTCTATAGTATGATAAACAGCAAACATCCAAAATAGCCCAAAGAAAGGGTAACTGTAACTCAGGATAAGGTAACAATCATTCAACAACCTTTAACTTACTATCACCAGTCACCCTTTGTTAAATTATTTATACATTTTGTTTATTTCATGTTTAAACGAGAGCAAATTCACCTTGCTTCTTCATTTTCACAACTCTCTTCACATAAACGTATGCATATGCCCCGTTTGCTACTAAACTAATTACAGCTACTGAAAGCATTAAAAAATCGTTACGCGGTACTAATAATTCCACTGATTCAGTAAATCTTGGAAATGTAAAATAATACATAAACCAAGCTGCCAATGTGAATGCACGCGCTTGTAACCATGTGCCTTTTTTAATGAACATAGCAGGTAATGTACAAGATAGTAGCACCATAAATTGAGCAGAAGCTGATCCAGGGAAATTTAAATAAACAAATACCCAATTCCAAATATCATAAGCGATTATCCATAAAAGAGGCATTTTCGGCCACAGCATATCCTTCTCTTTACTATTATCAATATATATTCCTTTAAATCCATAAAATAGCGTAGCAATTGACAACACACCTGCTATACCATTTAAAATGTTAGGTAAATATCCCATAGTAAAATCTTGTGTTACTGCCTCTCCAATGTTTAATGCTAAAAATAATGCTGCTACTAGTTTTGCAGAAGTAAGTCCACCAAGCTTCGAATATCTCATTAAAATGAACCATACACTTGCACCTACAACAGAATATACTTTTACCCATTTGAACCAATAAGTAACACCGTAACTTGTCCAAATAGGCAATAAGGCTATCGGTAAAACGAAAAAAAAGATGATTCCAGCCCATTTTGATTTTCTAAACAATTCGTTTAAGCCCATTAAAACAATTAGAATCATTACCCAATGAAAAATTGATAAGGGACTATTATGCTCTTTGGCAACGCCTTCATAAAACCCATTTTTGTATGATAAATCTCCATCTTTATTAACTATAAGTGATATATTATCAAACTCAGTAATTAGTGCACCTGTTTCACTAGTCATACTTAAAACAGATTCGTTTAATGTCCATGACTTTACTTCTTCTACATTATGACCACCATATTGCTTAATTACAGTCACTTTATTATTATCCTTAAATTCAAAACGATAGAAAAATGCCCCCTCTCCAGATTCTCCATCTACTATCATTTGCCATGTTCCTAACAGTTCATCTGCATTAGCTTCACTTGCGAATACGACATTAGAAGTTGAAAAACTAAAAAATAACATAAAAATTAATCCAAAAATAAAACTTAGTTTCAAACGTGCCAGTTTACACATGGTGTACCCCTCCTATACTTTTGTAGGATAATATATGATATACTATTCAGACTTTTCACTGAGCAGGTATATCTGGAGTATTAATCATGCTTCTTCTTAACATATTATATATTGTATATACTGCATATTTTTATTTTACTATAATGTGCTAATCGGGTAGTTTATTCTCTATAAAGTTCATAAATTGCTCAATAATATATATTAAATAACCACAATGAAAGGATTATTATAAATATAACCCTTTCATTGTGGTTACCTAAAAATCAGATCATAGATTTCTTTTCATAAGTCTCTTTTCTTAAGCTTTGTTGCGATTGTTACTAATAATGGAATATGATGAGTTTTATGGTCGCTCCAACATGGTTATAAAAGAAAAGATGCCACGTAGGCTACAGGTATACATGCTTAAAACTTTGAACAAAAAGAAACAATTATTATTACTACGGCACTTTTCCTTAAATTGTTGCTTGTTTCACTTACATCTGAGGAACTGGTATGTATTATTGGTTTTAGAGAACAAAATGCGCTTTTCAAAAACAGCCTATTTAAAAAGAAACAATTATTATGAATATAGCCTTTTTCATAACTATATTGCTTCTTTAATGAGAACGCCGTCTTTTTATAGAAGAACAGGCCATAGTTTTATACCTACGAATACATCTACTTTGCGTAAAAGTGTTGAATATAAGATTTTGATTAAAATAGAATTTAACTTTTAACAATTGGCATTTTAATTTTAATATATAAAAATGGTGAATCATACTTGTAAGTTATTTTACCGTGATACTCATTAATAATATCATTTATAATTGTCGTACCGAGCCCTCTATGTTTTCCTTTTGAAGACCGACCATATGATGTAAATAAAGAATCGATAATTTGTTTTGGAATATGCTGGGTGTGATTTACTGACTCAAGTATGTAAAAACCACTTACCATTGATGACTTCAATACGACAGAACCTTCTTTATGAACTCTTGAATATCCAACGGCAGCTTCGACACTATTTTCAAGTAAATTACTAACTAACTTACTTTGATTTAAGTTGCTCATTGGTAATAGTGTTAGTGGAACTTGTAACTGATAGGTTACATCTATCCCTTCTTTCATAGCCTCGACATAATAATGATGTAAGTGTGCTGTGATATGTCCTTTTTCACCTTTAATGGTCAAATTAACATTTTCGTATTCACCTATCAGCGATTCAACGTATGATCTCGCCTCTATTAATCTTTCTTCTTCAAGCATGTATTGAAAAACATTCATATGCTTCATCACGTCATGCCTTTGACTCCTGATTTCTCGAAAAGCATCTTGTATACTCATCTTCTCTTCTTGCAAAACTGAATCATTCAATAATAAAAGCTGTATTTTACCCAATGATGACCATCTGAAACATTCAACTAACATATTAACGACCCATAAACTAGTAAACACGATAGGCTTATTACTATAAAATTGAAGAAACACTATGATAATTTGAATGAGCCAAAGTATGCTACTTAACAATAAAATAACCTCTACTTGGAAGAATATTTTTTGAACCTTCTTCCATAGAAACAACCACACAACAGCATAGACGATTAAGAATGTAATTGTCACGTTAATAGATAGAAATAATTTATGTATAACTGTTAATGATGATAATAAAAGTACAATAAAGATCATACTCGTATGAAATATCTTTAAGTTCACAATTGTACCCCTTTAAAAATAATTTTCTTGCACGTATTCAAGTTTACTTTTGGTAATAATCGCTGTTTGATTCGTATGCTGAAAAGAGATAGAAAAAGAATTTTTAGCATATATTGAGAAATTTTTTACGTAATGTAGGTTAATAATAAAAGATCGGTGAGAGCGAATGAAATTTCGGTTATTCAACTGATCTTCTAAATCGCTTAATGATTGGTACGTTTCAAACTCTCCATCTATAGTAACTAACTTTGATGATCGACCTGTTCTTTCAATAAAGAGAATGTTTTTTTTATCAATGAAGTTCATTTCAGATTTTTGTTTTAACACTAACTTCCCTTCATCTTTTGTTGGTGCCATATGCCTTTTATATCTATTCATACCTTTCATTAGTCTATCTTTAGAGTATGGCTTTAAAATATAGTCAAGAACATCCAATTCGAATGCATGAACAGCGTATCCACTATGACCAGTTAAAAAAATTACTTTTATGTCCAAAGCATAAGTTTGAATAAAATCAGCTAATTCATAACCTGAAAGCTTTGGCATTTCAATATCGGTGATCAGGAGATCTATCTCATTCTTCTTAATAAACTCATAAGCTTCTTCAGAATCAGTTGTTGAAAAATGAATCGAGAACATCTCTTCTTTTCTTAATAATGCTTCAAGTTTCTCCAAATCGTACTTATGATCGTCAACTAGACCAACCTTCACCATATCCTCACTCCGAAACTAATCTGTTTTTTTTATCCTAACATAAATAAAATACCATAAATGGAATTTTCACGACAGGAAAAGAATGTTTCACGACAACATGGTTGGTAAAATTCATAAGGTTTTGTAAAGTGAAGACAGTTATAAATGAGGGGAGCGAACGATGGATGATCGAAGTGAAAAACGTATCCAAACAATTTAAGGAAAAGAAAAAGACGATTGCGGCTGTAAAGGATGTTTCTTTTTCTATTTCAAAGGGTGAGATCGTTGGTCTATTAGGAGAAAATGGTGCAGGGAAAACAACTTTGTTAAGAATGATATCAACAATTATGGAGCCTACAAATGGATCTATAAAGATTAATGGTATTGATATATCCAAGAAAACAATGGGTATAAAGCAGCAAATCGGCGTTTTATTCGGCAGTGAAACTGGATTGTACGATCGCCTTTCAGCAAGAGAAAATTTAGCATATTTCGCTTCACTTTACGGTATTAGTAAGCACGAAACGAATGTCCGTATAGATCAATTAGCTGTGCGCTTTGGTATGAAGGATTATATCGACAGAAAAGTTGGTGGATACTCTAAAGGAATGCGCCAAAAGGTAGCAATCGCAAGAACACTTATTCATGATCCTGACATTATTTTATTTGATGAACCTACTACAGGCCTTGATATTACGTCAGCAAATATGTTTCGCGAATTAGTTCACCAACTCCGTAAAGAGGGTAAAACAATTATTTTCTCAAGCCACATTATGGAAGAGGTAAAGATGTTATGTCAGTCAATTATTATGATTCATAAAGGTGAGCTCGTATATCAAGGTGCTATTGATGAACTGTATAAACAAGAAGAAAGTGAAGATTTAAATTATATATTTATGTCAAGATTAGTGAGAGGTGCTTAAAATGATTTGGACAATTTACAAAAAAGAATTAATTGATTCGCTTCGTGATCGCAAGACAATCATGCTTAGTATTCTCATTCCAATGTTATTTAGCTTAGGGATGGTGTTTTTCTACGAGGCATTCTTCTTTAAAGACTCAACCGAAAACTATACAGTTGCTGTAGAGAACACGATAGATGATAAAACATATGATTGGTTTTCTAATTTAGAAAGTGTAACTGTGTCAAAGGTGACCGATCCTATCCAAACTGTGAAAGACGGAGAAGCAACGATTGCCTTATATGCAGACCAAGATTTTCTTAACCAGATTGAACAAGGTGGGTCACCTGCTATTGATATATACGTAGATCAATTTAGTCAAAAAGGCGAGCTAGCTACCAGTACGATAAACTCTCACCTAAACACTTTAAAAGAAACCGTCCAACAAAAGAGGTATGAAGATTATAATTTAGACGCTGATGCATTTGAACCCTTTCTTTTCTCGATTAATAGCATTTCTGAATCTGAGGAAGATACATCAAGCTTTCTCCTAAGCATTCTTGCTCCACTAATTATTGTGATGTCTATTATTACGGGTGGAATTCCTACTAGTAATGATTTATTTGCGGGTGAGAAAGAAAGAAACACGATGGAAGCATTATTAATGACACCAGTAAAACGCACAAACATACTTTTTGGTAAATGGTTAACCGTTTCTACCTTAAGTACGTTTAGTGGAATTTTTGCTACAGTGATGTTCGTTATTACGACCAAATTATTTACCGAAGGACTAACGAATGTTATACCAGACGACAAAGTGGCACCATTCATCGGGGTTATGAGTATTGGAATTTTAGCTTTTGCTCCCTTAATTTCTAGCATAATGATGATGCTAAGTCTATTAGCAAATACAGTTAAGGAAGCAGGAAACTATGTATCGCCTTTGTCTATGTTAGCGATGATTCCATTCTTTCTACTAATGGGCTTATCTGTAAATGAAATAACTACAACCCATTTTCTCATTCCATTTTTCAATATTTTCGCATTAATTAAACAATTAATTTTCGGTGTGTATTCTATTGAAAGCATAGGAATGGTAGTAGCAAGCTCAGTTCTCGTTATCGCTATCTTATTTTTACTTGGCTCATTCATGTTCAAAAAAGACCGCTGGGTATTAGGAAAAGGAGCGTGACATACTAGCTTTACCTATATGTGATCTTTTAACAGCAGGTCAGTGAACTCGTTCTAGTAAACATAAAGATCAAAAAATCAGGTGGTCACTGCTCCGCCTGATTTTTGAAATTCGAAATCTTAGTATTTTTATGTGTGAAAGTTGAGATATATGTTTTAGCAAAACCGTGTAACTTGATTTTAATAGACTCAGTGGGTAACGAATGGTGTTTCGTTAAACCAACTGATGCTTGAAGGAATAAAAAAACTAAAAATTATAGAACGTAAGAAAAGTAGGGGTAAAATGTCAGGTACAAAAAAAACATATAATACTAACCTAGCAAAACGCTGGATGATAACCATTGGGATATTTTTAATTGTTCAATTGATCTTTATCGCAGTTGATGGCACTTTCCTAGAGCCAAACATTAATGATAGTGATCATTTAATTGCTAAGTTTGGGAGATGGGTTCTGGAGTCGAAACTATTTACACAATGGATTACGCCATATTCCTTTCCGTTTTTTAATTTGTTTATGACAATTTATGTTTTTGCTTTGCTCGTTCATGCAGGACTAGACATCGTATCAATTATGTTATCAAAAAAATAAAGAAAAGATTCAAGAGAT contains:
- a CDS encoding YfzA family protein, which gives rise to MSGTKKTYNTNLAKRWMITIGIFLIVQLIFIAVDGTFLEPNINDSDHLIAKFGRWVLESKLFTQWITPYSFPFFNLFMTIYVFALLVHAGLDIVSIMLSKK
- a CDS encoding ABC transporter permease, giving the protein MIWTIYKKELIDSLRDRKTIMLSILIPMLFSLGMVFFYEAFFFKDSTENYTVAVENTIDDKTYDWFSNLESVTVSKVTDPIQTVKDGEATIALYADQDFLNQIEQGGSPAIDIYVDQFSQKGELATSTINSHLNTLKETVQQKRYEDYNLDADAFEPFLFSINSISESEEDTSSFLLSILAPLIIVMSIITGGIPTSNDLFAGEKERNTMEALLMTPVKRTNILFGKWLTVSTLSTFSGIFATVMFVITTKLFTEGLTNVIPDDKVAPFIGVMSIGILAFAPLISSIMMMLSLLANTVKEAGNYVSPLSMLAMIPFFLLMGLSVNEITTTHFLIPFFNIFALIKQLIFGVYSIESIGMVVASSVLVIAILFLLGSFMFKKDRWVLGKGA